Below is a genomic region from Streptomyces sp. RPA4-2.
CCGCCTACGCCGGACCCCGGCTGCTCGCCGTCGCCGACGGCTGCGGCAGCCAAGGAGCCCCTGCCAGCGCAGCCGCCATCGACGCGCTCAAGCGACTCGAGACCGCCGGCATCCCGGCCGGCAGTCTCCTCAACGTCCTCGAAGACGTCGTCGAACAGGCCAAGCGGGCCGTGTGCGACATCGCGGGGAGCAGCTCGTCGCCGGAAGACACCGGCACGACCCTCACCGCGATGCTCTGGACCGGATCTCAGCTGGCCCTCGTCCATATCGGCGACTCCCGCGTGTACCTCCTGCGTGACGGAGAACTGTTCCAGATCACCCACGACCACACCATGGTCCAGTCGATGATCGACGAAGGACGTCTCGACCCGGAAGAGGCCGCCTCCCACCCTCAGCGGTCTCTGTTGGTCCGCGCTCTGGGCCAAGGAGCCGATACCACCCCCGACATGCGCCTCCACGACGCCCAGCGGGAAGACCGATATCTGCTCTGCTCCGACGGCCTGTCGACCGTCGTGCCGACCCAGGACATCCACCGAGTGCTCTCCGAGATCAGTGAACCCGAGCAGGCCGTACGCGAATTCATCGCCCTCGCCAACAACTCCGGCGGCCCCGACAACGTCAGCTGCGTGGTCGCCGACGTTCTGGAGCTCCAGCAGTAGGAGCACGAGCGGCACGCACGTCGACTTGCACCAGGTCCGCTCTCAAGAACTCGTCCGTGAAGCCGACAGATACCGACTCGCCCAACAAGCCGGGAGAGCCGAGCCGACTTCGCTACCGCCGGGGGGGCAGCCGCGCGGCTCGTGCGGGAAAGGCGGCCGTGTCGCGCGCAGCCGGCAGCGTGCCGATGAAGGGCTCGTCCGGCCCGGGAGGGAGCGACCGTGCGTCCGGGACTTCCGATCGAAGCCGGCCGCATTCACCCGTTCGGAGTAATAGCGCGCGCGGGCGCTGCCGTGACCGGCAACGGTTGTAATCCGAATGGGGGAAGATCCCGAAGGGAGACGCCATGCGTATCCGCCGAAGTATCGGACTCGCGATCGCCACAGCAACCCTCACCGGACTCAGCCTCGCCGGCGCCGCCGCTGCTGCCGCTGCGCAGGTCAGCACACCCCAGGACAGCGTCACCCCGGATCAGTGCCAGCAAGGGGGCGGAACGGTGAGCAGCAGACCGTACGCCGGCCAGTACTGCTCGGGCGGCACGTTCAGCAACAGTCCCATCGAGTGAGAGGGGCGCCCCGCAGGGCGCCCCGACGCTTGAGGACAAGGGTCCACGGGCGGTTCAGCGAGGTTCGTGGGCTGCCAGCCGGCAGGCGCCGTTCGCGGCGCCGCCCGGCACTCCGGCCTCGGTCAGTCCGTTCACGCAGCCCTGGAGGTCGCCGTTCACGCCACGGTGGCACGCAGACGTGACGGTGCCGGCGTCGGCACCCGCCTGTCCTGCCATCTGAGTGCAGGCGGGGATGTCCGCGTGGGCGGCGGGGGCGAGGAGAGCCGGGGTGCCGAGCGCGAGTGTCAGGCCGGTGAGGACAGCGGCGACGCGGGACGACGTGGGCATGGGGCGTACCTGCTTTCCGGGATTGTCACGCGGCCCGGTCCCGGCGGTGAACCGTGCGGGAAGGACGCCGAGCGGTGCTCGGCGAGGGCTCGCCCACGGCCTCCGCTCTCGGAGCGGCCGCATGGGAACAGCCGCGGGATGGATACGCGGCCTCTGGCGGGGCGGACACCACCGCAGGGTGCTGCGGAGGCGCACCTCCCGGTGCTTCCACCGTACGACGGGGGGCGTCTTGTCACGAGCCGATCAGCTCCGCCGCCGGCCGGCCTGCGGCCCCACAACCCACTGCCGGTGGCCGACATTGCCGGCCTCGCGTCGGCGCACGGCCCTGCTCGTTCCGGGGCGCGGCGACGGACCTGGTGCCCAGCCCGTCCGCTTCGACATCAGCAGCCGGCATCTCGCCGAGTACCTCTACTGGCTCATTTACATGTGTCCGGCTGACGCCTGGGCCGTGACCCGGTGCGGCATCGCACTCGTTCCCCGTCATCCGTGCCTGCTCAGAAAGGGCGCGGATGACCGATGACTTTTCGCGTCACTCCTTGTCTGCAGTGCGACAACCCGCAAGAGCGAGCCAGGGAGCACAAAGTGACCGCAGAACGGACGACGGCCGAGCGTTTCTCCTACACGTCGGAACGGACGTTGGAAGCCCCTGTGGCGGGGGTCTGGAGTGCCTGGACCATCGCGGAGTCCTACGCGCAGTGGTCCTATGCGGCCCCCGGGTCCGTCGAGATGGACGTACGGCCGGGCGGGGCGTGGAAGGCGACGGTGGTCACCCCGGACGGCGGCCGGTTCCCGCTGACCGGCTCCTACTCCGAGGTCGATGAGAATCAGCGTCTGGTGATCGGCATGGACGTACCGGGGAAGGACGAACCGGCAGTCATGACCGTCGAGTTCGTCGAGCAGGGTGCTCACCGGACACGCGTCGTGGTGAGCCAGACCTGCGACACCGCCGACGAGCGGGACTCCGCCGAGCAGGGCACCACCATGCTCCTGGACAGCTTGACGGCCTTCCTCAAGACCGCGACCTGACGCACCGCAGGGCCCAGCGCCGGCGCTGTGGTCGGCGGGCAGGGGCGGCCGCTCACCCACGCGCCACTAGGGCGTGTTGCGAAAGTCCCGTCTGCCTCGCGACGCCTGGCACGCCCTCCGGGCGGACGACGGGACTTTCGCAACACGCCCTAGCGCGACGACAACGTGGATTCGACCCGTTGAATTCGACAACCCCGCCCCGCCACCCGCTCCTCCCCCGCCTGCTGTTCGTCCTCGACGACACCGGTCCGGCCGGTATCGCCACCCGTATCGACGTCCTCCGCGCCACCGGATCCAATCCGGCGCTCTCCAGCTTCCACGGCGCTTGTCCCTCTCCGCACGAAGGCCCCGCCCCCCGAATTCGCCGGAAGAGGCGGGGCCGCCCTGCAGAAGGGGGATCAGCCGACGTGGTACACGGTGACGGTCACGGATCCGTCCGGGCCGGGGACGGTGTACGCGCCGGGACCGTGGAAGGGCTCGCAGCCCTGGGCGAGGACGTCGTCGGCGTTGATGCCCGTGTCGTCCTCACCGACATAGGCACACACCTCGCTGATGAAATGGTCCGCGAACCTGTGCGTGAAGCCGGCCTCCGGATAGCGCGGCACGGTGGGGGTGTTGATGTCCAGATCCGGATGCTCCCACAGGGTGGTCTCCCGCAGGCCGTCATCCTTCACGACGACCCGTCCGTAGGGTTCCGGCAGGTCGTTGTTGTCCTTCTCCTGCGGGTTGGAGAACTCGATCGAGTAGGTGACGAGCCCACCGGGATACCGGGCCTGAGCAGCGGACTGCGCCTGAGCCGATCCGGCACTCACCACACCGGCCAGCAACAGGGCCGTCGAGGCGAGGGCCGCCAACCGGCCCATGGACGTAGGACGCATCCCTGATCCCCTTTCACTCAAAGTAGCCGATTGGCTACGCACCGAAGATAGGCGGGGGATACGGCCTCGCGGCATGTGCACCGGGCAAACCACTCAGGCGTATGACCCAGAAGCTCTCCCACCACGGCCAGTACGCGGGGCGCCAACCCCCGGCAGCAGAAGGGGGATCTGCGGCCGGGGCGGGCGGGCGAACCGGAGTGGGACGGTTCTTCCGGCACTCGGATGTGTCTCACCTGCTGGTGCCGTCGTTCCAGGAGCCGGTTCGGTCTGTCCGTCTCAGCGCAGTTGCTCGGCCAGTCCGACGATGATGCCTTCCGGGCCGCGGAGGTAGCAGAGCAGATAGCTGTCCTCGAACCGGGCGATCTCGCCGACGAGTTCGGCGCCGTGAGGGCGCAGGCGGGCAACGGTGTCCTCGATGTCGTCGACGGCGAACATGACGCGGTGCGTGCCCAGGATGTTGTGCGGCCGGTTGCGCGGCCCGGCGCCGATCACCGCGGGGCTGCGGTACTTCGCCAGCTCGAGCCGGCTGTGACCGTCCGGGGTCCGGACCATCGCGATGTCACAGTGGACGCCGTCGAGTCCGGTGCACCGGTCGGCGAAGAGGCCCTCGACCTCCGCCCTGCCCTCCAGCTCCATACCGAGTTCCACGAAGAACGCGATGGCGGCGTCCATGTCCTCGACGACGATGCCGACGTTGTCCATCCGCTGAATCGCCATGCTGGCTTCTCCTTCTTCCTCGTGCGGCCGGTGGTGGCCACTGATGTCCCTGGGACGGAGCCGGTGGCACGTTCTCGACATCCGCGGACCGCCGTACAGGCAGCGCCGTCCTCGCGCAGCGCGGCATGGAGAAGGAGCCGGAACGGGTGCGGGCGGCCCGTGCGCAGCGCACCCCCACCGCCGCTTGCCCCATGTACCCGGACGGCAGTGAGGACCTTGGTGACCATCGGTCAATGCAATGCGTTCACGGCATAGGCTCGCTGCCAGAGCAGCGGATCGCATGAAGAAACATCCCCCATAGGACTTTTGGCGCTGATTCTCCGGTATGAAAGAGAGTTCACGAAATCGTCCTACCCGGCCGTTCCGTTTCCGCGCGGGAGGGTCTTCGGTCCGCGTCCGGCGGCTGTGCTGAGCCTGCTGACGGACGTGTCTTTCGAGGGGAGCGAGTGGGATGACCGACCAGGGGAAGCCGTCCGGGGCCGCGGACGGCAGGTCCCGGCCCCTTCGGCGGAACTTCATCGCGAGCATGGAGCGAGCCGCCGCCCGCAGCGGGGCTGAGCTGCGGTGGCACTCGGAGCGCTGGGTGGCGGAGTTGCGCAGGAACGGGCGCAGACGTCATGTCGTCGGGTACAACTTTCCCATCAATGACGCGTCGTCGGCGTTCATGGCCTCCGACAAAGTGGCCACGTCCGTACTGTTGTCGGATGCCGGCGTGCCCAACGTCCCGCACAGCCTTCTGCGGCTGCGGCCGGACGACTCCGTGGCGGATGTGGTCGCCCGCCTGCCCTTGCCGGCCGTCGTCAAGCCGCTGAGCTCCAGTGGCGGGCGTGACGTGCACAGAGCGGGGACTCCGGTCCAACTGTTCGACACGTTGGGCGCCTTGGCCACGCGGCACCCGGCATTGACGGTCTGCCCGTGGGTGCCCATCCGTCATGAGTACCGGGTGATCACACTCAAGGGCCGAACCGAGCTCGTCTTCGAGAAACGCTCCTCGGATCCGTCCACCGGACCCGCCTCCACGAGCTGGGACGACCCCGCCGAGTGGCGGCACAACCTCAAGCTCGGCGCATCCGCGGTGCTCCTGGACGAGCCCGAGCTGTGCGTCGTGCTCGGCGGCCTGGCGCGGCGGGCGATGTGTGCCCTGGGCCTGAATTTCGGGTCGGTCGACATCCTGGACGTCCTCGGAGACCTCTCCGTGATCGAGGTCAACAGCGGGGTGTGCCTGGAGCGTTTCAGCAGACAGGACGACGATTGCCACGCGGCCGCGGAGCGGGTGTACGCAGCCGCCGTCGCGGCGTGCTTCGCCCCCGACGAGGGGGAAGACTGATGCGACGCCACCGCGGTGGGACCCGCTTCGGTTGCCCGGCCCGGTGCCTCGCGCTCTCGCGTGTCGGGCGATTCACTCGCTTTCCACGAGTGTCCGGATGACCGTGCGCCATCGCTCGGCGATCTCCTCCCCATCGTCTTCGGCCATCCGCGGCAGCGGGCACAAGGCCGGGTGGCCGGCGTACACGCAGAGTCGGTCCACGATGAAGAAGGCCGGGGTACGGCGGCGGCGCATGGACGCCCACGCGGTGTGGGTCTCCTCGACCAGCCCGCGGTCGCCCGTACGCAGGCCGTGCACCAGGGCGGCCGTCCACTCGCGCCACCCGGGGGAGCCGGCACAGGCTTCGACCACGGACGCGGTCTCTGCGGCGACACGACGGAAAGCCGTGTCATCACCCGCGAACCGGAGGGCCTTGGCTGCCAGGGAGGTACGCAGATCGAACCAGGATCCGTATCGGCCCGGATCGCATGCGTCCTGCACAGTCCGGCGGCCGGCTCCAGCATGTCCAAGCGCCGATGAGGGGCGGGGCGGTGGTGGCTTCGGCGCAGGCGGGGATGGTCCCCGGGCTCGGTCACGTGGTCACGGCGGTGAAGGCTGCTCCCCCATGGCGTCGGCGGCGGCGTGACCGGACCTCTTCGCGCTGCCGACGTGTTCTCGGCGTCTCATCGAACGGCTCGTCCGTGAAGCGTCGGAAGAACCTTCTCGGCGATGCCGAGGAGAGCGCTGTCGTCCGGGAGAGCTCCGGACGTGCTCCACACGGTGGTGTCGTAGTAGCCGCCCCGGTCATCACGCTCGAAGGCCACGGACAGCGTCCTGGCCAGCGGGCCTTGTCCGACCGGTCCGCCGGATCCGCCGGATCCGTCACTCCCGAGATTGATCTCGATCTTCATCGTGTGATCCGAGGAGAGGACCGCGGGCCGGCCGAGGACCGTAAGGGCCTTGATGTCCCTCTCGTTCCCGAACTTCATCAGCTTCACGTACTGGTCGGTCGACATCTTGTTGTAAGTGGCCGAGACATTCACGGTGTACGTGTCGAACGCGACCTCGGCCTCCGGCTGGGCGACCTTCCCGTCGGTCAGCGGAGCGGTGTTGCTGGTGCCGGAAGCAGTGGTCGCCGTCTCGCCGGGCGTTCCGAGGAGCTCGGCCAGGTCCGGCCGGTTGAGCGCCTTGCACAGCTCTTCACCGGTCACCGGCTGGGGCGTCTTCTTGTAGGCCTTCGGCAGCTCCTCGTGCCCTCCGTCCGAACACGAGGCGGGCCGCGGGGAGTTGTC
It encodes:
- a CDS encoding VOC family protein, whose product is MAIQRMDNVGIVVEDMDAAIAFFVELGMELEGRAEVEGLFADRCTGLDGVHCDIAMVRTPDGHSRLELAKYRSPAVIGAGPRNRPHNILGTHRVMFAVDDIEDTVARLRPHGAELVGEIARFEDSYLLCYLRGPEGIIVGLAEQLR
- a CDS encoding RimK family alpha-L-glutamate ligase, with product MTDQGKPSGAADGRSRPLRRNFIASMERAAARSGAELRWHSERWVAELRRNGRRRHVVGYNFPINDASSAFMASDKVATSVLLSDAGVPNVPHSLLRLRPDDSVADVVARLPLPAVVKPLSSSGGRDVHRAGTPVQLFDTLGALATRHPALTVCPWVPIRHEYRVITLKGRTELVFEKRSSDPSTGPASTSWDDPAEWRHNLKLGASAVLLDEPELCVVLGGLARRAMCALGLNFGSVDILDVLGDLSVIEVNSGVCLERFSRQDDDCHAAAERVYAAAVAACFAPDEGED
- a CDS encoding SRPBCC domain-containing protein, with amino-acid sequence MTAERTTAERFSYTSERTLEAPVAGVWSAWTIAESYAQWSYAAPGSVEMDVRPGGAWKATVVTPDGGRFPLTGSYSEVDENQRLVIGMDVPGKDEPAVMTVEFVEQGAHRTRVVVSQTCDTADERDSAEQGTTMLLDSLTAFLKTAT
- a CDS encoding DUF6215 domain-containing protein, whose protein sequence is MLGFLLRLLPFWVREPLLIAVGSVLGVRIMYLAVRDHDRVAAGLGVVFLVFTAIRVHTVVRALRARRSPSPAAPEDGAAVDAAAQAQPQPQLQAQTQPQPPLPLPLQAQPQPPLQAQPQDQAGTEPRSIPDTPEKEHNAWAQAVAAVAVFGAIAAVLWAAPRFMPSDDNSPRPASCSDGGHEELPKAYKKTPQPVTGEELCKALNRPDLAELLGTPGETATTASGTSNTAPLTDGKVAQPEAEVAFDTYTVNVSATYNKMSTDQYVKLMKFGNERDIKALTVLGRPAVLSSDHTMKIEINLGSDGSGGSGGPVGQGPLARTLSVAFERDDRGGYYDTTVWSTSGALPDDSALLGIAEKVLPTLHGRAVR
- a CDS encoding MerR family transcriptional regulator, whose product is MGLLTIGAFAKASRLSPKALRLYDELGLLTPARVDPVTGYRLYAPEQLDQARLVAWLRRLGMPLARIQHVRTLNAVAAAQEVRAFWAQVEADTAARRDLATFLIDHLSWKDPAMSPTAKSLGIRYAALSDTGLVRESNQDTAYAGPRLLAVADGCGSQGAPASAAAIDALKRLETAGIPAGSLLNVLEDVVEQAKRAVCDIAGSSSSPEDTGTTLTAMLWTGSQLALVHIGDSRVYLLRDGELFQITHDHTMVQSMIDEGRLDPEEAASHPQRSLLVRALGQGADTTPDMRLHDAQREDRYLLCSDGLSTVVPTQDIHRVLSEISEPEQAVREFIALANNSGGPDNVSCVVADVLELQQ